From a single Nematostella vectensis chromosome 3, jaNemVect1.1, whole genome shotgun sequence genomic region:
- the LOC116610727 gene encoding uncharacterized protein LOC116610727: MPKFGHVGPYSEQVKRDHDGKIVDIIPKGNPMEDAGVKTLIRSLNKRKRQPSRRDMRAGMKPYEAKKAPPFSLEDMLKMREYCLKTVEGFKEMWLWSIVTFSFGLF, encoded by the exons ATGCCGAAGTTTGGGCATGTTGGCCCATACAGTGAGCAAGTGAAAAGGGATCATGATGGGAAAATCGTAGACATCATCCCAAAAGGGAACCCTATGGAGGATGCTG GTGTCAAGACATTGATACGTTCCCTAAATAAAAGGAAGCGCCAACCTTCTAGAAGAGACATGAGGGCCGGCATGAAGCCCTATGAGGCAAAGAAGGCGCCACCATTCTCTCTTGAGGATATGCTCAAGATGAGAGAATACTGTTTGAAGACAGTTGAG GGATTTAAAGAAATGTGGCTTTGGTCAATTGTTACATTTTCGTTTGGCCTTTTTTAA
- the LOC5503191 gene encoding protein adenylyltransferase Fic — MAADVTQFWCSLSNRLKLMDSTQIKQGNLRYLIHLLLASLAGLSIAIIVTHAPVFWRLRSSKNTLDPPGFREGLNMLIPEIHFDAEVQDPLYGEALAALKAASAMKHGGKHSKAVKLFQQAVSLAPHHPEILLQYGEFLEQHDVVQAEHLYNRALTANPLDSRALANRQRALPKVKQLDQEMLDKIDEKRDKLFSIPAGSLPMKRAIKEAYFQHIYHSNAIEGNTMTLSMTRAIVETKMAVPGKSILEHNEVLGLDEALKYVNSTLIQKSESITIDDIIEIHRRVLGHAHPLEAGRYRSTQVFVSDHVPPAPEDLEKQMNAFNDWLLSRDPEILHPIEFAALSHYKLVYIHPFTDGNGRTARLLMNAILMRAGFPPVIIRFQDRHDYYEYLNQANHGDIRPFIRFVARCTERTIDAYLASTTIYPLGHERTRELTDAHDEKDPNR; from the exons ATGGCCGCCGATGTGACACAATTTTGGTGTAGTCTCAGTAATCGGCTGAAACTCATGGATTCCACTCAAATCAAACAGGGAAATCTAAGATATTTAATACACTTGTTACTTGCTTCATTAGCTGGATTATCAATAGCGATAATTGTCACACATGCACCGGTATTTTGGCGACTTCGATCGAGTAAGAACACTCTTGATCCACCAGGATTCCGCGAAGGACTGAATATGTTGATTCCAGAAATACATTTTGACGCTGAAG tTCAAGACCCCCTGTATGGCGAAGCACTAGCAGCATTAAAAGCTGCTTCAGCAATGAAACATGGTGGAAAACATTCCAAAGCTGTCAAGCTCTTCCAACAAGCTGTTTCCTTAGCACCGCATCATCCAGAAATACTACTACAGTACGGGGAGTTCCTAGAACAACATGACGTGGTCCAGGCAGAGCATCTATATAACCGCGCCCTCACTGCAAACCCTTTGGACTCACGGGCTTTAGCAAACAGGCAGAGAGCACTCCCAAAAGTCAAACAACTTGACCAAGAAATGCTGGACAAAATAGATGAAAAGCGTGATAAGCTGTTCAGTATACCGGCTGGAAGTCTTCCTATGAAAAGAGCCATTAAAGAGGCATACTTTCAACATATTTATCACTCAAACGCTATTGAGGGTAATACCATGACACTTTCTATGACGAGAGCTATTGTGGAAACTAAAATGGCAGTACCTGGAAAAAGTATCTTGGAGCATAACGAGGTTTTAGGACTTGATGAGGCCTTGAAGTACGTCAACAGTACTCTGATCCAGAAATCAGAGAGCATTACAATAGATGACATCATTGAAATTCATAGGCGTGTTCTTGGGCATGCCCACCCATTAGAAGCTGGGAGGTACAGAAGCACCCAGGTGTTTGTGAGCGACCACGTGCCCCCAGCTCCTGAAGACCTAGAAAAGCAAATGAATGCTTTCAATGACTGGTTGTTATCAAGGGACCCTGAAATCTTACATCCTATTGAGTTTGCTGCTCTTTCTCACTACAAACTCGTCTACATCCATCCATTTACAGATGGAAATGGAAGAACTGCTAGGCTTCTTATGAATGCCATCCTGATGCGTGCTGGATTCCCACCAGTTATTATCAGATTCCAAGACAGGCATGATTATTATGAGTATCTTAATCAGGCTAATCACGGCGATATACGACCCTTTATTAGATTTGTGGCGAGGTGTACAGAGAGGACTATTGATGCATATTTAGCATCCACAACTATTTACCCATTAGGTCATGAACGCACCAGAGAACTAACAGATGCACATGACGAGAAAGATCCAAATCGTTGA